One genomic region from Chthonomonas calidirosea T49 encodes:
- the holA gene encoding DNA polymerase III subunit delta, producing the protein MGREIPYNPNEPQQLWQKQLFPVYLFWGSADKLKEEAVAALKHYLIAPSFVEFDYEVLDASTNSIDAILSAAYQAPFGSSHRLLVVHGAEVWREKARSGDADRLAEAIPRLPASCCIALIAAAQSDEDKRKTVLTSRLDKVIGEIGALVPCRAPSLEIVQKWLLQKAREENKNFEPEALELLITTTGQELYALEQELAKLFAYTGTRSTITKADVQTLATDTPEEVIFAAVDAVVKRQTELALHLLAELHRYDPKPQAVAAKFLALLARQFRLLWQAKLLIERRIHPSQVSHLPEDIATELPKEASITGVHWKARELYTLAKQWSWHDLADAMDQLLECDTANKGAAVLDIGLFGADPARNLQILVLSLATSSTMNNPVGGTK; encoded by the coding sequence ATGGGTAGAGAAATTCCGTACAACCCCAATGAACCGCAACAGCTTTGGCAAAAGCAGCTGTTTCCTGTCTATCTTTTCTGGGGATCGGCAGACAAGCTCAAAGAGGAGGCCGTCGCTGCTCTAAAACACTATCTCATTGCGCCGTCATTTGTCGAGTTTGACTATGAAGTTTTGGACGCCTCTACTAACTCGATCGATGCCATTCTCTCCGCTGCATACCAGGCTCCATTTGGCTCTAGTCACCGGCTCTTGGTAGTACACGGAGCGGAGGTCTGGCGTGAAAAAGCGCGCAGCGGTGATGCCGATAGACTTGCCGAGGCCATCCCTCGACTTCCGGCCTCCTGCTGTATAGCCCTTATTGCCGCCGCACAGAGCGATGAAGACAAGCGTAAGACCGTTCTTACCTCACGGCTTGACAAAGTCATCGGAGAAATAGGTGCCTTGGTCCCTTGCCGCGCACCTTCACTAGAGATCGTGCAAAAGTGGCTTCTGCAAAAAGCTCGAGAGGAAAACAAAAACTTTGAACCAGAAGCTCTTGAGCTGCTAATAACAACTACCGGCCAGGAGCTGTATGCACTTGAACAGGAGCTGGCCAAGCTGTTCGCCTATACCGGCACACGTTCAACAATCACCAAAGCCGACGTCCAAACGCTTGCCACCGATACTCCAGAAGAGGTCATCTTCGCAGCGGTAGATGCCGTCGTCAAACGACAGACGGAACTGGCACTTCATCTCCTCGCAGAACTTCATCGCTACGATCCGAAACCCCAGGCCGTAGCTGCTAAATTTCTTGCTCTGCTTGCTCGCCAGTTCCGTCTGCTATGGCAAGCAAAACTGTTGATCGAGCGACGCATACATCCTAGCCAGGTGTCACACCTACCCGAGGATATCGCAACAGAGTTGCCTAAAGAGGCTTCTATTACCGGCGTACACTGGAAAGCACGAGAGCTATACACGCTTGCAAAACAGTGGTCGTGGCACGATTTAGCCGACGCTATGGATCAGCTCTTGGAATGCGACACAGCCAATAAAGGCGCCGCAGTTCTCGATATCGGTCTTTTCGGTGCCGACCCTGCGCGAAATCTTCAAATTCTCGTACTCTCCCTCGCGACTTCTTCAACAATGAACAATCCTGTAGGGGGTACTAAATAG
- a CDS encoding N-acetylglucosamine kinase produces the protein MRLVLGVDGGQTRTLAVIADEVGNLLGFGIGGPANHIHEPGGIERVQRSLIDAIHGAFHNAGLPYSRCAAACLGMTGSSAAMEAICTPLVPAEQILFGHDTRIAFYSVTFGSPGVVVIGGTGSVAYGVNSRGDQALVGGWGYLMGDEGSGYWIALKALNACCRAADGILPPTLLQPLILSRLELENLKQLHTLLYSGKLSRPDIAALSEVVGAAAAQGDAVAQKILHEAGRELALLAATAIRRLGMEKQEVLVGTVGGVFRAGRSILRPFRTAIKRTAPYACVTSAHLPAAVGAVLIALEAIGVPPTESLVHRLKQSLKKRNLLKS, from the coding sequence ATGCGCCTTGTGCTGGGTGTTGATGGAGGACAAACGCGAACTCTAGCGGTTATTGCCGACGAAGTAGGCAATCTGCTAGGTTTCGGTATCGGCGGCCCTGCCAACCACATTCATGAGCCGGGAGGCATCGAGCGCGTGCAACGCTCCCTTATCGATGCCATTCATGGCGCCTTTCACAACGCCGGACTGCCCTATAGCCGATGCGCTGCCGCCTGTTTAGGCATGACGGGTAGCTCTGCGGCCATGGAGGCCATCTGTACTCCTCTGGTGCCTGCAGAACAGATTCTCTTCGGCCACGACACACGCATCGCGTTTTATTCCGTTACGTTTGGTAGCCCTGGGGTTGTCGTCATCGGAGGTACCGGCTCGGTTGCCTACGGCGTCAACTCGCGCGGCGATCAAGCGCTCGTTGGCGGTTGGGGCTATCTCATGGGCGATGAAGGCAGCGGCTACTGGATCGCCTTAAAGGCGCTTAATGCCTGCTGCCGTGCTGCCGATGGCATCCTCCCCCCCACACTCCTACAACCGCTTATTCTAAGTCGCCTTGAGCTGGAGAATTTAAAGCAGCTTCACACGCTGCTTTACTCTGGAAAGCTCTCGCGTCCCGATATCGCCGCTCTTTCCGAAGTCGTGGGGGCGGCTGCGGCGCAAGGGGATGCAGTCGCACAAAAGATCTTACATGAGGCCGGTCGAGAGCTTGCTCTACTTGCCGCTACTGCTATCCGCCGATTGGGAATGGAGAAACAGGAGGTCTTGGTTGGCACCGTCGGCGGTGTTTTTCGTGCGGGTCGTTCCATCCTTCGTCCCTTCCGAACCGCCATTAAGCGAACCGCTCCTTATGCCTGTGTAACGTCGGCCCATCTACCGGCGGCGGTAGGGGCCGTCCTCATCGCGCTAGAGGCAATTGGCGTTCCCCCTACCGAATCGCTCGTTCATCGCCTTAAGCAGAGTCTAAAAAAGAGAAACCTCTTGAAGTCTTGA
- a CDS encoding DUF4129 domain-containing transglutaminase family protein gives MNPEATHRAGEATSQQTAQDRPSILLYLAGLVVTLSGLFAVNYTYNDPGAQLIYLLAAFGYASSYFLRWRGVKTLSVGLLLLMIGLAVVTFVNPSTLPFFNNQDQTDDRILGLLQLFVWASILHSYTLLNDSTVLFACVPCMTMLALVSARNPDPAIHQDFLVFVAASIFLLIHENYLRTTHTRIFAAPKQRRSLYSGQIALALACLFCTLVLSNLVATPLRAMGQALFGAIFQQSPYYQRYLPLSSSTSTQVQVSERNHIRVASGPVTSSDQPLFEVTSPRPLYWRGEVLTLYNGIGFEAASTSSPTEQLFPAEQSDTQRIQQYEDITGPMGSVDTSPHHFILPLSPLELDETQMQHSMEIKQRVHVVGGTILQIYGAGNIRSLDVPYNTLAYDQLSEKLSAPDPLHIQSIYTVVSRVPTEDPSILRKASSSLSDVPPFIRDTCLQTAVNGHDDPALRQLALQITRGLHNNYDKASAIRAYIASHCKYNLHAPPAPTDQDVVDYFLFKSRQGYCDSFGAAMVMLCRYAGIPARLASGFITGEVRGDNTYLVREKDKHIWAEVFFPQIGWVPFDATEGAQEVTTSPGTMGRIKDFLSWCFAHGALPALILCTVMALLTFVLWNELGRRLRRNRWTAELAPERFVTNREVIAYYLQLCSFLARKGLPRASSMTPDEYLHTLTRILGDGDWQSLMQTITQLYTEARYSSRELSTEEVNAMKQHISQLRTLLRHYTASASRMTVTAAT, from the coding sequence ATGAACCCAGAAGCCACGCATCGCGCTGGTGAGGCTACTTCACAGCAAACTGCCCAAGACCGACCTAGCATCCTGCTCTATCTAGCGGGGCTGGTCGTCACGCTTAGCGGCCTGTTTGCGGTTAACTATACCTACAATGACCCCGGAGCGCAGCTGATCTATCTCCTTGCTGCCTTCGGCTACGCTTCTAGCTACTTCCTTCGCTGGCGTGGTGTCAAAACGCTTTCCGTCGGCCTGCTCCTCCTAATGATAGGCCTCGCTGTTGTTACCTTTGTGAATCCCTCCACTTTGCCCTTCTTTAATAATCAAGATCAAACCGATGATCGCATCCTTGGACTACTGCAACTTTTTGTCTGGGCCTCCATTCTGCATAGCTACACCCTCCTTAACGATTCAACTGTTCTCTTCGCCTGCGTCCCCTGCATGACCATGCTCGCTCTAGTAAGCGCACGAAATCCAGACCCAGCTATCCACCAAGATTTTCTTGTCTTCGTGGCGGCTTCCATTTTCCTCCTGATCCACGAAAACTACCTGCGTACCACCCATACGCGCATCTTCGCGGCTCCAAAACAGCGGCGCTCGCTCTACTCAGGTCAGATCGCTCTTGCGCTTGCGTGCCTATTTTGCACCCTCGTGCTCTCCAATCTTGTTGCTACCCCCTTGCGTGCAATGGGGCAAGCTCTCTTCGGAGCTATCTTCCAACAGTCGCCCTACTATCAACGCTATCTGCCGCTTTCAAGCTCAACGAGCACCCAAGTTCAGGTTAGCGAAAGAAACCATATCCGCGTCGCCAGTGGGCCCGTCACGAGCAGCGATCAGCCTCTGTTTGAGGTAACCTCCCCGCGTCCACTCTACTGGCGTGGTGAAGTCTTAACCCTCTATAATGGCATCGGTTTTGAAGCTGCCTCAACCTCATCGCCCACCGAACAGCTATTTCCTGCAGAACAGTCCGACACCCAGCGCATTCAGCAGTATGAGGACATTACGGGGCCTATGGGGTCAGTGGATACATCGCCCCATCACTTCATCCTGCCGCTAAGCCCACTGGAGTTAGACGAAACTCAAATGCAACATAGCATGGAGATCAAGCAGCGAGTGCATGTTGTCGGTGGGACGATTCTCCAAATCTATGGTGCCGGCAACATTCGCTCGCTCGACGTACCCTACAACACGCTGGCCTACGATCAACTTTCAGAAAAATTGAGTGCACCCGATCCGTTGCACATTCAATCCATCTACACCGTCGTCTCACGTGTCCCTACTGAGGATCCCTCTATCTTACGTAAGGCCTCCTCCTCTCTCAGCGATGTTCCACCTTTTATCCGAGATACCTGCCTTCAGACCGCAGTGAATGGTCATGATGATCCGGCCCTACGTCAACTCGCTCTGCAGATCACACGAGGACTTCACAATAACTATGACAAAGCTTCCGCTATTCGCGCCTATATAGCAAGTCACTGTAAATATAACTTACATGCCCCACCAGCACCTACCGACCAAGACGTCGTTGACTACTTCCTTTTTAAGTCGCGCCAGGGTTACTGCGACAGTTTTGGCGCCGCGATGGTCATGTTATGTCGCTACGCAGGAATTCCGGCACGCCTCGCTTCTGGTTTCATCACCGGCGAAGTGCGCGGGGATAATACCTATCTTGTACGTGAGAAAGATAAGCATATTTGGGCAGAGGTCTTCTTCCCTCAAATCGGTTGGGTTCCTTTCGATGCCACGGAGGGTGCCCAAGAGGTTACTACTTCTCCAGGAACGATGGGTCGCATCAAGGATTTTCTTTCGTGGTGCTTTGCGCATGGTGCCCTGCCCGCTCTGATCTTGTGCACTGTAATGGCTCTGTTAACTTTTGTACTGTGGAACGAGTTAGGCCGGCGCCTTCGCCGGAACCGCTGGACAGCCGAGCTCGCGCCGGAACGTTTTGTTACAAACCGTGAGGTCATCGCATACTATCTGCAACTTTGCAGTTTCCTAGCACGCAAAGGCCTCCCTCGCGCCTCTTCTATGACACCCGACGAGTACCTCCATACACTCACACGAATCCTCGGTGACGGGGACTGGCAATCCCTCATGCAAACCATCACCCAACTCTATACTGAGGCCCGCTACAGTTCTCGCGAACTTTCAACGGAAGAGGTGAACGCCATGAAACAGCATATCTCTCAATTACGTACACTGCTGCGTCACTACACCGCCTCTGCCTCCAGGATGACGGTAACGGCGGCCACGTAA
- the rpsT gene encoding 30S ribosomal protein S20, whose product MPNIKSVKKDVIKSRKNHLRNVAAKSAMKTFIKKARLAIDSGAAEEEIAKALQLAYKVIDKTAERGIIHRNQAARRKSRLMKYYHKHVQQIAQSAS is encoded by the coding sequence TTGCCCAACATTAAATCGGTTAAGAAGGATGTCATCAAGTCGCGTAAGAATCATTTGAGAAATGTGGCGGCCAAGTCGGCGATGAAGACATTTATTAAGAAGGCGCGCCTTGCCATAGATAGCGGCGCTGCAGAAGAGGAGATTGCTAAAGCTCTGCAGCTCGCCTATAAAGTGATTGATAAAACCGCTGAGCGCGGTATTATCCATCGCAATCAGGCGGCACGGCGCAAGTCTCGACTCATGAAGTACTATCATAAGCACGTCCAGCAGATCGCTCAAAGTGCATCTTGA